Within Desulfolithobacter dissulfuricans, the genomic segment TCTGCGGGCCCGGCCCCAGGCCCTGAAACTGGGCTGCTATATCGTGCTGGGGCTGGTTCTTTGTTACTCCCTCTACGTGGACAAAAGCCATGCACACACCTGGGCGGAAAAGCATGTGCCCTTTTTCTGGTCCTTGTTCGGCTTCTGCGCCGCCGGGGCAATCATCGGCATCGCGCACTGGTACGGCCGTTCCGGGATCATGACCAGGACAGACTATTACGACACCAGTGACGACTAGAGTCTCCGGCGCGGAGCACGGCCCGGCGGATGTTCCCCGCCGACCGTGAAAAAACGGATCCTGACCTTGAAAGTTTCCTGCGCCACCCCCGGGTGGACCGGACTTTTACAACACCAAGAATCTGCGAGGATTAACCGACAATGAGTTTTACCCATCCCGCATTCATCCTGATCATCGGCGCGCTTATCCTGCCCCTTGTCCGCGGGCCGTTGCGCAAGCCGTATCTGGTGCTGATCCCGCTGCTCAGTTTCAGTGCCGTGGTCTCCAACTCGGCCCTCTCCGGGCAGTTCATGACCTTCCAGTTCATGGACTGGCAGCTGGTGTTTGGCCGGGTGGACAAATTGTCCACGGTCTTTGCCTACATCATGGCGCTCATGTGCATCATCGGCACCCTGTACGGGCTGCACGTGGAAAAGGCCGAGGAACACATGGCGGCCTGGTTCTATGTGGCCGGCTCGCTGGGGACGATCTACTGCGGTGATTATCTGACCCTGTTCTTCTTCTGGGAAATGATGGCCTTTGCCTCGGTCTTCCTGGTATGGTTCCGGCGCGGGCCCAATTCCCTGCGTACCGGCTACCGCTACCTGCTCATCCACACCATCGGCGGGGTGATTCTGCTGTTCGGTATCATGTTGCGCTACCAGGCCACCGGCGACCTGGCTTTCACCCTGATGGATGTGAAGCATCCTGAGCTCTATACCTGGCTGATCATGATCGGCCTGGGACTGAACGCCGCCATCGTTCCGCTGCACTCCTGGCTGCCCGACGCCTACTCCGAGGCATCGTTCAACGGTGCGGTTTTCATGTGCGCCTTCACCACCAAGACCGCTGTCTACACCCTGGCCCGGGCCTGTGCCGGCATGGATGTCCTGGTTCTGCTCGGCGTGGTCATGGCCCTCTACGGTGTGATCTACGCGGTGATGGAGAATGACATCCGCAAGCTGCTCGCCTGGTCCATCGTCTCCCAGGTGGGCTACATGGTTGCCGCGGTCGGTATCGGTACCGAGATGGCCATCAACGGCGCTTCGGCCCATGCCGTGGCCCACATCCTCTACAAGGGGCTGCTCTTCATGGGCACCGGGTCGGTCCTCTACATGACCGGCAAGACCAAGTTCACCGAGCTGGGCGGTCTCTATCGCAAGATGCCGGCCACCATGATCTTCACCGTCATCGGCTGCCTGTCCATTTCCGCAGCACCCTTTTTTGCCGCCTATGCCTCCAAGGGCATGATTGTGGGCGCGGCCTTTGAGGAACACCTGAACTGGGTCGGCTGGCTTCTCATGTTCGGCGCCACCGGCACCTTCATGTACAACGGCCTCAAGCTGCCTTATTTCCTCTTCTTCGGCAAAGAAAACGGCAGCCCGGAAACCTACGAAAAGGCAGCGGATCCGCCATGGAACATGCAGATGGCCATGACGTTTGGCGCCTTCTTCTGCATCCTGGTCGGCTCCTTTCCCGGCATCCTTTACAGCCTGCTGCCCTATCCGGTGGAATACACGCCGTTTACCGCATACCACTTTGCCGAGACCGTACAGCTGCTCGGCTTTGCCACCCTGGCATTCTATGCTCTCAGGAAATACCTGGTGCCCGAAGACAAGCTCTGCCTGGACATGGACTGGTTCTATCGCAAGGGCGGCGGACTCTTCCTCTGGGTTGCCAAAAATCCGATCCAGTGGTTTGACACCGCCTGGGGGGAGGCCTACCGCGCTGTCGGTCTGGTCAGTCTCATGACCACAGCCCGTTTCTGGAGCTGGTTCGACTGGCACGCCATCGACGGGGTGGTGGATGGCATTGCCCGCTGCGTGCGCGGTATCGGCGGACGGGTGCGGGTGCTCCAGTCCGGACAGATTCAGTACACGATCTTCTATGCTGCGACCTTTGCCGCGATCGTGCTGATTACGTACACACTTTTTCAACTCTACTAAATAGGACGTAAGGGAATGGACGTACTGATCATAAAAGAGGGGTTTCCCCTGCTCAGTTTCCTGATTTTCTTCCCGCTCGCCGGAGCTGTGGTGATGCTGTTTTTTTCCGGTGAGTCCTTTGCCCGGTTCTGGACCCTGGCCATTACCTCGCTGACCGCCATCTTCTCCATTCCGCTGGTCACCGGGTTTGACACCACCACGGCCAAATACCAGTTTGCCGAGGCCCATGCCTGGATCCCGCAGCTGGGTATCAATTACATCCTCGGGGTCGACGGCATCTCCATCCTGCTCGTCATGCTGACCACCATCATCATGCCCTTTTGCGTGCTGGCCTCGTGGAAGTACATCAAGACCCGGGTGACCCCGTTCATGATCTGCCTGCTGATCATGGAGACCTCCATGCTCGGCGTGTTCATGGCGCTTGATTTCGTACTCTTCTACATCCTGTGGGAGTTCATGCTCATCCCCATGTACCTGCTGATCGCCATCTGGGGTGGGCCGCGCAAGGTCTATGCCTCCATCAAGTTTTTTCTCTACACCCTGGCCGGCTCCATCCTGATGCTGGTGGCCATCATCGCCCTGTACCAGAAGAACGGCAGTTTCTTCATCCCGGACATGATGTGGCAGAACTACTCCATGAACTTCCAGATCCTGGTGTTCCTGGCCTTTTTTCTCGCCTTTGCCATCAAGGTGCCCATGTTCCCGTTCCACACCTGGCTACCGGCCGCCCATGTGGAGGCGCCCACCGCCGGTTCGGTCATCCTGGCCTCGGTGCTCCTGAAAATGGGAACCTATGGTTTTCTCCGCTTCTGTCTGCCCATGACCCCGGATGCCACCTTCCTGCTGGCGCCCTATATCCTCTACCTCTCCATCGCCGGTATCATCTACGGCGGATTCACGGCCCTGGCTCAGCATGACATGAAGAAGCTGATCGCCTATTCGTCGGTCGGCCACATGGGTTTTGTCACCCTTGGTATCTTTGTCCTCAACACCAAGGGGCTTGAAGGTGCCATCCTGCAGATGATCAATCACGGTATCACCACCGGTGCCCTGTTCCTCTGCGTGGGCATGATCTACGAGCGCACCCATAGCCGCGAGCTGCGGCTGGCCACCGGGGTGGGCAAGTACATGCCCTGGTTCGTGACCTTCCTGGCCTTCTTTTCCCTGTCCTCTTTCGGCTTCCCGGGCACCAACTCCTTTATCGGCGAGTTCCTGGTCCTGGCCGGAGCCTTTGAGTTCAACAAGGGGCTGGCCCTGGCAGCCATTCCCGGCGCTGTGCTGGCCGCTGCCTACATGCTGCGCATGCTGCAGAAGATCATATGGGGCGGCACCGACAATCCGGACCAGTCCTACCTCAAGGACCTGGGCTTCCGGGAGATTATCACCCTGACTCCGTTCCTGATCTTTGTGTTCTGGATCGGTCTTGGGCCGCAGCCCTTTATAGATATGATGCACACATCGGTGGTCAACCTCCTCGATGGACTGCACAACTGGCAGCAGGCCCAGTCGGTGGCTGATATTATCTTGCGGTAGATCGTAGTAAATTTTTACCTAAGTGCAGGTAACAAAAACAAACCTGCACGGATGTTAACCGAGGACATACCCAAATGGCAATCCTACCAGAACTTACGCTCCTTGCGGCAGCACTGGCCTTCTTTGCGCTCAGTCTGACGAAGCAGCTCAACGCTGGTCAGATCAAGAACACCGCCGTGTTCTTTGGATTTCTCACCTTTCTGGCCTCCATAGTCTGTTTCGGAACCAGGGCATCGCTCTTTTATGATTCCTACCAGGTTGACCAGTTCTCGCAGCTTTTCAAGCTGGTCATGGGATTCGCGCTGCTGGTGGTGACCGTGTTCAGCCAGACCGACAAGGACATCAACATCGAGGTGCGGCCGGAATACTACATGTTCCTGTTCCTCTCGGTACTGGGGCTGATGGCCCTGGTCAGCTCGGTGGAGATGATCTCCATCTTCGTCTCCCTGGAGCTTTCCTCCTTTGCCCTCTACCTGCTCGTGCCCATGCGTGATGACCAGAAAGGGCTCCGGATCCAGATGGAGGCCGGCATCAAGTATATCCTCTTCGGGGTCATGGCCACCGGCTTCATGCTCTATGGCATGAGCTATCTCTTCGGGCTCACCGGCTCCACCTACCTGGCCGAGATCATTCCCGGCCTGCAGAAGGTTGCCTCCCAGCCGGCGGCGCTCTTTGCAGTGCTCATGGTGCTGGGCGGATTCTTCTACAAGCTGGCCGTGTTCCCCATGCATTTCTGGGTTCCGGACATCTACCAGGGGGCCTCCAACGAGACCACCGGATTCATCGCCACCATCCCCAAGCTGGGTGCGGTGGCCATGCTGATCCGCTTTGTCACCATGGCCCAGGGCAACGTGCAGATCATCATCTATCTGCTCATGACCCTGGCGCTGTGCTCCATGTTCTACGGTAACCTTTCCGCCCTGGTCCAGACCGATGTCAAGCGGATGCTCGGCTTTTCCGGCATCTCTCATGCCGGATTTGTCCTCCTCGGTATCCTGACCATGCAGGTGAGCGGCTACGCCACTTCCATCTACTACATCATCGGCTATGTTCTGATGAACCTGGCCTGCTTTCTGGTACTGGCCAATGTATCGAGTAAGGGTGAGAACCTTGCCATCGAGGATCTCAACGGTCTGCACAAGCGCGAACCGGTCCTGGCCTTCATACTGGCCGTTGGCCTCTTTGCCCTGGCCGGGATCCCGCCCTTTATCGGCTTCATGGGCAAGTTCATGCTTCTGACCGGGGCCTTCAAGCAGGGCTATCTCTGGCTGGTCATCCTGGCGGCCATCAATACGGCCATTGCCATCTACTACTACCTGTCGGTGGTCAAGGCCGCCTATACCGCAGATCCCGAAGAGCGTCCCGATGTCACCGTGGACTGCTTCACCAAGACCATCGGCGTGGTCCTGGTCCTGCTGATTATCATCATGGGTGTTTTCCCGGCCAAGATAGTTTCCTTTGCCGGCACCGTGGTGCAGTCCATCATGTAGCTGTTTTTTCCTCTCTTGCAGTACACACAACAGGCCCGGCCGGAGAATTTTTTCCGGCCGGGCTTTTTTTTGTCTGTTTATCAGGCGGGAAAGCCGGGCTTTTCTTTACCATACGCAGGGTTGTGGTATACTGGAGTTACCCTTTGGTCTGTCTTTTGCGACGTTTTCAACGTCCCGGAAGACACCGACCGCTGACCACATTACCCCGGCAGGCAGTTGCAATGGATGTGTATATCGCCCGACAGCCAATTTTCAATGTCCACCTGAAGACCTACGGTTACGAGCTGCTCTTTCGGGAATCCATGGGCGATACCCTGGACAAGGTCACCGGCAGCCGGGCCACCTGCAGCGTTTTGACCAGTACCTTCCTGACCGAGGGCATCGAGGAGATCACCGGCAACAAGCTCTCGTTTATCAACTTCACCGAGGAGCTTCTGGAGAAGAACATCGCCCCCTTTTTTCCCAAGAACAAGATCGTGGTGGAGATCCTCGAGGATGTGCCTCCTTCGCCCAGGATCCTGACCATGTGCAGAAATCTGGTTAAGCTCGGCTACACCCTGGCCCTGGACGACTTTGTCTTTGACAAGCGGTTGATCCCCCTGGTCGAACTGGCCAGCATCATCAAGATCGATTTCCGTCAACTCTCCATGGATGAGATCGAGCGGACCCTGTACCGGCTGTCGAGGTTCAATGTCAAGCTGCTGGCCGAGAAGATCGAAACCCACGAGGAGTTTGAGAAGGCGGTCAAACTCGGATTCAGCTATTTCCAGGGCTATTTTTTCAGCAAGCCTGAGCGGCTGCGGATAAAAGAGGTGGCCTCGACCAAGATAAGCCTGCTGCAGCTGTTGGTGGAGATCAACAGACCGTCGACCACGGTGGACCGGCTGGAGGAGATCATCAGCTCGGATGTGGCCCTTACCTACAAGCTGCTGCGCTATATAAACTCGGCCTATTATTACATGCTCAAAGAGGTGGAGTCCATCCGCCACGCCCTGGTCTACCTGGGCGAGAAAGGGGTGCGCAGTTTCGTCTGTCTGGCCATCGTTTCGGAAATGGCCTTGGACAAACCGGTGGAGCTGGTGCGACTGGCCCTGATCCGGGCCCGGTTCTGCGAACAGCTGGCCACCAGAAGCAGCCGCCACCGGGTGGCCTCCAGCCAGCTCTTCCTCCTGGGGCTCTTCTCCCTGATTGACGCCATCCTCGACACACCGATGAAGAATATCGTCCGCAGGGTACCCCTGGGAGAGGATCTTGTCCTGGCCCTGACGGAGAGAAAAGGTCCCTGTGCCCCTTTTCTCGAGGTTGTTACCAGTTATGAAAAAAAAGATGCCAAAAAATGTCTGGCTGCCCTGAAGAGTATCGGCGTCGACCCGCGGCATGTAGCCCCCATGTATGTCAACGCCGTGAAATTTGTGGCCCAGGCCCTGTCCTGACGATTTTCGCCTTCCAGACCAGCTCCAGGTTTCCTTCGTGATACCAGCCAACCTCACCCTGCATCGGGATACGTATGCCATTAACCATCTGGTAGTTAGAAAAATGCCCTTCCCACGGTACCTGGATGTACCTGTTCCCGAACCGGCCGTATCGTCCCGGACTGTAGATGCCCGTCACCTCACCATTCCTGTTGAATCGGAACTCCAGGGAAACGGTCAGGTCATGTTCCGTCAGGGTGGCCCGGGCGGCTTCTTTGCTGATTTCGTGCCAGCGGACCTTGGCCCGGGGAAGGAGAGCCGTGGGATACCAGACTGCTTCGGCCAGGTATCTGTGCAGGGCGCCGGAGTTTAATTCCGGTACATCGGTGGCGGATGCAAGGGGCAGGAGGGACAAAAGCTGGACCCTGCCCGAGCCAACGCCACCACCGTAACTGTCGACAACACGTAGATGAATGCCACGGACCAGGCGAATTCGGCCATCCCAGAGGAATCTGGTTTCCAGCGGCCAGATCTGGTGCCTGGCGGTAAAGGACATCCACTTGGCGGAGGTCGGACTCGGGCGCTGTTTCCCGCTTTGGCTCAGGGATACCTTTGCGATCTCCGTACGGTTCCCGGACAGGACATGGTGAAAATACTGTGCCACCACAGGTGGCAGATCCTTCTCTATCATCGCTGCTCCGTTTAAGGGTCAGAGCATCCAGTCTGTTTAGACCTCTGGAAGAGGATAGCCCTGTTTCTTGCTTGGTCCCGATGAACTCCACACAGGTGCCTCAACGGTCCAGAGGAGGTTTGACGCTCTCATGGTCATTTCTGTCAACCATTCTGTCTGACAACGATTTTGTGGTAAAACGAGGTCCGCATAATCCATCTTTTTTTCAGCCTGTCTCGACAGATATTCGAGGTGCCACGCTGCAGGATCGATGTATTTACGCGGAATTGCCGTAAATAGCTTTTCGTTCAAGCAGTTACGTGCCTGGAGAAGCTGGGAAAAGGGAGGTTCTTTCCTCTTTTTTTGTTTTGACTTCAAACATTGTCTTTAATAAACTTAAGTAGATACAAGGAAAAAATAAATGGGATCATTTCTCGGAAAGTGATTTCGAGACCTGTTTTAGCCAAATCCGAAAACCGTGGATAACTCCCGGACTCGTCTTGTCCGTTACAACGGAACATTCTTTTCAACCAGCTGGTGCAAACATTTTCATCATGATCACCGTCGTCCTTGCAACCATGGGTCTGCTGCTGGCCTGGGTAAACCCGGCTTTCGCGGTCCAGGCCCATGGTGACCCTGAGGGGATTTTTTCGCACCAGCTTGGCCACCTGCTTTTTGCCATCGGCATGGTCTACATGCTCTTCCGTGTCCATCGTTCCACCCTCCAGACCCCCGGCTGGCGAGAGTTCCGCATTTTTCTCTGGCTGATCATCCTCTGGAATGTGCAGACCTTTATCGGCCACTGGTTACTTAAGTATGTAACCCCGGACCATTTTGTCCTGACCAACGGCCACATTGTCGCCTTTAGGGCCGACAATCCGCTGGACTGGTACCTGTATTTCTGTCGTTTTGATCACCTGCTGCTGGTCCCGGCCTTTTTCTTTCTATTCAGAGCCCTGAACAGATGGAGAGCCCAGGCATGATACTTTCCTGGTGGCCGGTTGTTATCTGCGATATTGCCGGGGCGGTGGTAACGCTCGGCCTGGCGTTTGCCAGCCTCAGGGCCGCCCGGCAATGGATGAGCCGGCGGCCCGATGATGTGTTTCGGCAGTATATCTATCTGCTGACCATCGCCATTGTCTTTTTCGCTGTTTCCCGCTCCTTTGGTCACCTGGTCAAACAACTTCTGCTGCTGGGCAACATGCCCGGCATCTGGCGGGCCGTCGCCCCGGTGAGCGGTTCGGTCAACAGCGCTGTCTTCGTGGTGATCTTTGCCTTTGGCATCTATTTCCACCGGTTCCGAACGGTGCACGAGGAACTGGAACAGCACAAGCATCAGCTGGAACAGCTGGTGGAGGAGCGCACGCTGGAACTGGAGCAGACAAACTTCAAGCTGGAAGAAGAGATTGCCGAGCGGCGCCACATTGAAAAACAGCTGCTTGAATCGAGGGCCACCCTGGAAAACATCTTCAACAGCTCGGTGCCCACCTGCATCACCCATCTTGATTTCACCCTCATGCATGCCAACCAGGCGTACCGGGAGATATGGCCTTTCAGGGATGAACAAAGCGGTGTCAAGTGTTACGAAAACCGGCCCGGTCCCAACTGCCAAACCGAAAAATGTACCTTGCGCCGGGTGGTGCACGGGCAGCAGGAGATTGTGACCTATGAGATGGCCAAGGAACTGCCCGGGAAGGGATTACGTCATTATCTCGTTACCGCCAGCCCGTTCCGTGATGCCCAGGGAAAACTCGTCGGCATTATCCAGAACTTCCAGGATATCACCCCCCGCAAGATGGCGGAGCGTGCCCTGGCCGCGGAACGGGAACGCCTCGCCATCACCCTCAATAGCATCGGCGACGGGGTTATCTGCACCGGCACCGACGGGCGGGTGACCCTCTTTAACTCCATGGCCGAAAAACTCACCGGCTGGAGCAGCGTCGAGGCGATCGGCCGTCCCCTGGAAAAGATCTTTCGGCTGGTCAACGCCCGCACCGGCGTGCCCTGCGAGAACCCGGTGGACAAGGTGCTGACCACCGGAAATATCGTCGGATTGGCCAACCACAGTCTCCTGGTTGGTCGCGATGGAAAGAAACGCCATATCGCCGACAGCGGTGCGCCGATCCGGGACCATGACGGGGCGATCATCGGGGTAGTGCTGGTCTTTCGGGATGTCACCAGGCAACTGCAGATGGAAAAAGAACTGCAAAAGATCCAGAAACTGGAATCCATTGGGGTGCTTGCCGGTGGTATCGCCCATGATTTCAATAACCTGCTTGTGGCCATTATCGGCAATCTCAGTCTGACCGAACGGCTGGTCGATGCGGACAGCAAGGCCCGGGAGCTGGTCCATAACGCCAAGGCCGCATCTCTGCGGGCCAAGGAGCTTACCTGTCAGCTGCTCACCTTTGCCAAGGGTGGTGCCCCGGTGAAGAAGACCTCGTCCCTGGCCGATGTCATCCGGGAGTCGGTGGGGTTTGTGCTCCATGGTGAGAAGGTGAACTGTACCTTCCAGATTCCCGATGATCTCTGGCTTGTGGACATTGATCAGGGACAGATCAGCCAGGTCATGCAGAACATGGTCATCAATGCTCGGGATGCCATGCCCGACGGCGGGACCGTCACCATAAGCTGCGTTAACCTGGAGGATATCACCGGCGAGAACATACCCGGTGTCGACGATGGCCCCTTTGTCCGGATCACGGTCAGTGATACCGGCTGCGGCATCGACCCGGCACTGATGGAGCGGATTTTCGAGCCCTACTTCACCACCAAGGAGGCGGGGAACGGGCTGGGACTGGCCATCTGCCACTCCATCATCAGCCAGCACGGCGGTCATATCACCGTGGAGTCCCGCCGGGGTGCCGGGAGCTCGTTTAAGATCTATCTGCCCGCAGCTCCAGTCGCCCGGGAGACCGCGCCGGTGGCAAGCGACCAGGTCCGTACCGGACGTGGTGGAGGGCACGTCCTGGTCATGGACGATGAAGAACTGGTGCGCGAAGTGACCCGCTCCATGCTGGAAGACCTGGGCTATACTGCAGTGACCGTGACCGAGGGCCGGGAGGCTGTCCAGGTTTTCCGCCAGCATCAGGAGGCCGGCACCCCCTTTGACATCGTGATCATGGATCTCACCGTTCCTGGCGGTATGGGAGGCCGGGAAGCCGCGGTGGAAATTCTGGCCCTGGATCCACAGGCCAGGCTCGTTGTCTCCAGTGGCTATTCCAACGATCCTGTGATGGCCGATTGCCGCAAATATGGCTTTGCCGCCGCCCTGGTCAAGCCCTTCACGGTCCACGAGCTCGAAATCATCCTCGCCGAGCTTGCGTGAGGGAGTTTCCCGGGCCAGGCCCACTGCAATACCTTTCAGCTGTCGTCTGGCCGGCCTGTCAGCCGGGATCTCTCAGTTTCTTGTCTTTTCATGGGTTCCTGTTCCTGCAGTTGACGATTGTCATTGCCTTCGGGGTGTGGTAGCTGTAGATCCTGAAACCATGCCCGTTTGTCTGTCCGGTATCTTTACAGAGGAGTGAACGATGAAAAGGCTGTTGTTGTGTGTCGCACTGAGTTTTTTCGCCCTGGTTCAGGGTGTCCAGGCAGGGGAATATCGGATCTCGGTGAATCAGTTTGTCGAGCATCCGGCGCTGGATTCCGTGCTCAGGGGCATGCAGGATTATTTCAGTGAACATGGTGTGGAGGTGCAGTGGAAGGTGCATAACGCCCAGGCCAACATGGGCACTGCCACCCAGATTGCCCAGCAGATGATAGGGGAAAAGGCCGATCTCCTGGTGGCCATTGCCACCCCTTCGGCCCAGGCCTGCGCCCAGGCCTTGAACAAGGCCCCGGCCAGCATGAAAAGGCCCCTGCTCTTTACTGCG encodes:
- a CDS encoding Na(+)/H(+) antiporter subunit D, which codes for MSFTHPAFILIIGALILPLVRGPLRKPYLVLIPLLSFSAVVSNSALSGQFMTFQFMDWQLVFGRVDKLSTVFAYIMALMCIIGTLYGLHVEKAEEHMAAWFYVAGSLGTIYCGDYLTLFFFWEMMAFASVFLVWFRRGPNSLRTGYRYLLIHTIGGVILLFGIMLRYQATGDLAFTLMDVKHPELYTWLIMIGLGLNAAIVPLHSWLPDAYSEASFNGAVFMCAFTTKTAVYTLARACAGMDVLVLLGVVMALYGVIYAVMENDIRKLLAWSIVSQVGYMVAAVGIGTEMAINGASAHAVAHILYKGLLFMGTGSVLYMTGKTKFTELGGLYRKMPATMIFTVIGCLSISAAPFFAAYASKGMIVGAAFEEHLNWVGWLLMFGATGTFMYNGLKLPYFLFFGKENGSPETYEKAADPPWNMQMAMTFGAFFCILVGSFPGILYSLLPYPVEYTPFTAYHFAETVQLLGFATLAFYALRKYLVPEDKLCLDMDWFYRKGGGLFLWVAKNPIQWFDTAWGEAYRAVGLVSLMTTARFWSWFDWHAIDGVVDGIARCVRGIGGRVRVLQSGQIQYTIFYAATFAAIVLITYTLFQLY
- a CDS encoding NADH-quinone oxidoreductase subunit M: MDVLIIKEGFPLLSFLIFFPLAGAVVMLFFSGESFARFWTLAITSLTAIFSIPLVTGFDTTTAKYQFAEAHAWIPQLGINYILGVDGISILLVMLTTIIMPFCVLASWKYIKTRVTPFMICLLIMETSMLGVFMALDFVLFYILWEFMLIPMYLLIAIWGGPRKVYASIKFFLYTLAGSILMLVAIIALYQKNGSFFIPDMMWQNYSMNFQILVFLAFFLAFAIKVPMFPFHTWLPAAHVEAPTAGSVILASVLLKMGTYGFLRFCLPMTPDATFLLAPYILYLSIAGIIYGGFTALAQHDMKKLIAYSSVGHMGFVTLGIFVLNTKGLEGAILQMINHGITTGALFLCVGMIYERTHSRELRLATGVGKYMPWFVTFLAFFSLSSFGFPGTNSFIGEFLVLAGAFEFNKGLALAAIPGAVLAAAYMLRMLQKIIWGGTDNPDQSYLKDLGFREIITLTPFLIFVFWIGLGPQPFIDMMHTSVVNLLDGLHNWQQAQSVADIILR
- a CDS encoding EAL and HDOD domain-containing protein translates to MDVYIARQPIFNVHLKTYGYELLFRESMGDTLDKVTGSRATCSVLTSTFLTEGIEEITGNKLSFINFTEELLEKNIAPFFPKNKIVVEILEDVPPSPRILTMCRNLVKLGYTLALDDFVFDKRLIPLVELASIIKIDFRQLSMDEIERTLYRLSRFNVKLLAEKIETHEEFEKAVKLGFSYFQGYFFSKPERLRIKEVASTKISLLQLLVEINRPSTTVDRLEEIISSDVALTYKLLRYINSAYYYMLKEVESIRHALVYLGEKGVRSFVCLAIVSEMALDKPVELVRLALIRARFCEQLATRSSRHRVASSQLFLLGLFSLIDAILDTPMKNIVRRVPLGEDLVLALTERKGPCAPFLEVVTSYEKKDAKKCLAALKSIGVDPRHVAPMYVNAVKFVAQALS
- a CDS encoding DUF6920 family protein translates to MIEKDLPPVVAQYFHHVLSGNRTEIAKVSLSQSGKQRPSPTSAKWMSFTARHQIWPLETRFLWDGRIRLVRGIHLRVVDSYGGGVGSGRVQLLSLLPLASATDVPELNSGALHRYLAEAVWYPTALLPRAKVRWHEISKEAARATLTEHDLTVSLEFRFNRNGEVTGIYSPGRYGRFGNRYIQVPWEGHFSNYQMVNGIRIPMQGEVGWYHEGNLELVWKAKIVRTGPGPQISRR
- a CDS encoding NADH-quinone oxidoreductase subunit N, with the translated sequence MAILPELTLLAAALAFFALSLTKQLNAGQIKNTAVFFGFLTFLASIVCFGTRASLFYDSYQVDQFSQLFKLVMGFALLVVTVFSQTDKDINIEVRPEYYMFLFLSVLGLMALVSSVEMISIFVSLELSSFALYLLVPMRDDQKGLRIQMEAGIKYILFGVMATGFMLYGMSYLFGLTGSTYLAEIIPGLQKVASQPAALFAVLMVLGGFFYKLAVFPMHFWVPDIYQGASNETTGFIATIPKLGAVAMLIRFVTMAQGNVQIIIYLLMTLALCSMFYGNLSALVQTDVKRMLGFSGISHAGFVLLGILTMQVSGYATSIYYIIGYVLMNLACFLVLANVSSKGENLAIEDLNGLHKREPVLAFILAVGLFALAGIPPFIGFMGKFMLLTGAFKQGYLWLVILAAINTAIAIYYYLSVVKAAYTADPEERPDVTVDCFTKTIGVVLVLLIIIMGVFPAKIVSFAGTVVQSIM
- a CDS encoding hybrid sensor histidine kinase/response regulator yields the protein MILSWWPVVICDIAGAVVTLGLAFASLRAARQWMSRRPDDVFRQYIYLLTIAIVFFAVSRSFGHLVKQLLLLGNMPGIWRAVAPVSGSVNSAVFVVIFAFGIYFHRFRTVHEELEQHKHQLEQLVEERTLELEQTNFKLEEEIAERRHIEKQLLESRATLENIFNSSVPTCITHLDFTLMHANQAYREIWPFRDEQSGVKCYENRPGPNCQTEKCTLRRVVHGQQEIVTYEMAKELPGKGLRHYLVTASPFRDAQGKLVGIIQNFQDITPRKMAERALAAERERLAITLNSIGDGVICTGTDGRVTLFNSMAEKLTGWSSVEAIGRPLEKIFRLVNARTGVPCENPVDKVLTTGNIVGLANHSLLVGRDGKKRHIADSGAPIRDHDGAIIGVVLVFRDVTRQLQMEKELQKIQKLESIGVLAGGIAHDFNNLLVAIIGNLSLTERLVDADSKARELVHNAKAASLRAKELTCQLLTFAKGGAPVKKTSSLADVIRESVGFVLHGEKVNCTFQIPDDLWLVDIDQGQISQVMQNMVINARDAMPDGGTVTISCVNLEDITGENIPGVDDGPFVRITVSDTGCGIDPALMERIFEPYFTTKEAGNGLGLAICHSIISQHGGHITVESRRGAGSSFKIYLPAAPVARETAPVASDQVRTGRGGGHVLVMDDEELVREVTRSMLEDLGYTAVTVTEGREAVQVFRQHQEAGTPFDIVIMDLTVPGGMGGREAAVEILALDPQARLVVSSGYSNDPVMADCRKYGFAAALVKPFTVHELEIILAELA